In Stieleria varia, one genomic interval encodes:
- a CDS encoding cell division protein FtsH produces MDDEETLTAYHEAGHAVIGYALGATIESIQLGGEADEWLPERFGDCRINWGRVDASSDWQRQREILTILAGPAAEMLYCGENLHPAAFAPWQHDWQLAWQISKSLVRDPIGRTHALESCVLWLHNRLGTQPCWAAVAAVADELLAHEYLDQEQLADTLSFWI; encoded by the coding sequence TTGGATGACGAAGAAACTTTGACAGCGTATCACGAGGCGGGACACGCCGTGATCGGCTACGCGCTGGGGGCAACGATCGAGTCGATTCAATTGGGCGGCGAGGCCGATGAGTGGCTGCCCGAGCGATTCGGCGACTGTCGCATCAATTGGGGCCGCGTCGATGCGTCGAGTGATTGGCAACGCCAACGCGAGATCCTGACGATTCTGGCCGGCCCGGCAGCGGAGATGCTCTACTGTGGGGAGAACTTGCACCCCGCCGCCTTTGCTCCCTGGCAACACGACTGGCAACTGGCTTGGCAAATCAGCAAATCCCTGGTCCGCGACCCGATCGGCCGAACCCACGCCCTAGAATCGTGTGTGCTGTGGCTCCACAATCGCCTGGGGACTCAGCCCTGCTGGGCAGCGGTCGCCGCTGTCGCGGATGAATTGTTGGCCCACGAGTATCTCGACCAAGAGCAATTGGCCGACACCCTTAGTTTCTGGATCTGA
- a CDS encoding tetratricopeptide repeat protein, whose protein sequence is MKTAEKPGRPTLSLRKKLAFTCGVTLAFFCILEIGLAAIGFREPATVRDPLVGFSGHVPLMIPSQDDQGRPVMRTAPGKLTWFNDQHFFLPKPPDVKRVVCLGGSTTYGRPFDDHISFSNWLRQLLPVTDSDHRWEVINAGGISYASYRVAAVMEELAEYQPDLYIVYTGQNEFLEQRTYAGLMNASQWSRDSRAWIQSTRTWGLASSIARAFHDESSQHDASGDASEELPAEVDERLNHTIGPQDYERDDAWHDKVCQDYQWNLQRMIEIARAADVPIVFVMPTSNELDCSPFKSEPSNDLSSGLQVQLKEAVALSQQSVDARQWQEALDSSRLALELDDRNPDACFLAGIALHHLGRQDEALASLTAAVDNDICPLRATSRLRGILREVTQRYQVPLVDFERRLRQTSQDQWGHPCLGSRYFLDHVHPDPATHRRLAGWILESLIENSLVRGELPSQEDIDSIDERIQAEIDTTARAVSYRNLAKVLHWSGKFREALPRARDAVADMPDDLESRYIAANCLQELGQWDEAVQEYDALFARGDFDRAVLPFGELLYQRGEMVAAKAYVMQASVVTQGVTRARAFFFLGRIHQNLGENEFAIESLRKSDELYPNHLPTLLALAGVLMDSSQFKDALAVVSTAAEQNPDSFEAHWMQGRIHIALGETSKAAAALRIADQIRPGDPEIQQTLELLN, encoded by the coding sequence TTGAAAACTGCGGAAAAGCCTGGTCGACCAACGCTCTCGTTGCGAAAAAAGCTCGCTTTCACCTGCGGCGTCACCTTGGCGTTCTTTTGCATTCTTGAGATAGGCTTGGCAGCAATCGGGTTTCGTGAGCCGGCTACGGTACGCGATCCCCTGGTCGGTTTCTCCGGTCACGTCCCCCTGATGATCCCATCGCAAGACGACCAGGGGCGTCCCGTCATGCGAACGGCACCGGGCAAGCTGACTTGGTTCAACGACCAGCATTTTTTTCTCCCTAAACCACCCGACGTCAAACGCGTGGTCTGCCTCGGAGGCTCAACAACGTACGGCCGTCCCTTTGATGACCACATCTCATTTTCCAACTGGCTGCGGCAGTTGCTGCCGGTGACCGATTCGGATCATCGCTGGGAAGTCATCAATGCGGGCGGCATCAGCTACGCAAGCTATCGCGTGGCTGCGGTGATGGAAGAACTGGCCGAGTATCAACCCGATCTCTACATCGTCTACACCGGACAAAATGAGTTTCTGGAGCAACGCACCTATGCGGGATTGATGAATGCCTCGCAATGGTCTCGCGACAGCCGAGCGTGGATTCAATCGACCCGAACGTGGGGATTGGCGTCCAGCATTGCGAGAGCTTTTCACGACGAGAGTTCCCAGCATGATGCAAGTGGCGACGCGAGCGAAGAATTGCCCGCGGAGGTCGACGAAAGACTCAATCACACCATCGGCCCGCAAGACTATGAGCGTGACGATGCTTGGCACGACAAGGTTTGCCAAGACTACCAGTGGAATCTGCAACGCATGATCGAAATCGCCCGCGCCGCCGACGTGCCGATCGTTTTCGTCATGCCGACGTCCAATGAACTGGACTGTTCGCCCTTCAAGAGCGAGCCGAGCAACGACTTGTCGTCCGGTTTGCAAGTCCAACTCAAGGAAGCTGTTGCGCTCAGTCAGCAATCAGTCGATGCCCGGCAATGGCAGGAAGCATTGGATTCATCACGTCTGGCATTGGAACTGGACGACCGAAATCCCGATGCGTGCTTTCTGGCCGGAATTGCCCTGCATCATTTGGGGCGTCAAGACGAGGCGCTTGCTTCGTTGACCGCCGCAGTGGACAACGACATCTGCCCCCTTCGTGCAACGTCACGACTGCGCGGCATTCTCCGCGAGGTCACACAGCGATACCAAGTTCCCCTGGTAGACTTTGAACGACGGCTTCGACAGACCAGCCAGGACCAATGGGGGCACCCTTGCTTGGGCAGCCGATACTTCTTGGATCATGTTCATCCTGATCCGGCGACCCATCGACGACTTGCAGGATGGATTCTGGAGAGCCTCATTGAAAACTCTTTGGTTCGAGGTGAGTTACCGTCGCAGGAGGACATCGATTCGATCGATGAGCGGATTCAAGCGGAGATCGATACCACCGCCAGGGCCGTTTCGTATCGAAATCTGGCCAAGGTCTTGCATTGGTCGGGAAAATTCCGAGAAGCGTTGCCACGGGCCAGAGATGCCGTTGCCGACATGCCGGATGATTTGGAGAGCCGATACATCGCGGCAAACTGTCTGCAAGAGCTTGGGCAATGGGATGAAGCGGTCCAGGAGTACGACGCACTGTTCGCCCGTGGTGACTTCGATCGAGCCGTCTTGCCGTTCGGAGAGTTGCTCTACCAACGTGGCGAAATGGTGGCAGCCAAAGCTTATGTGATGCAGGCAAGCGTGGTGACTCAAGGCGTGACGCGCGCGCGGGCGTTTTTCTTCCTGGGCAGAATCCATCAGAATCTGGGCGAGAACGAATTTGCGATCGAATCACTCCGCAAATCGGATGAACTGTATCCCAACCATTTGCCGACGCTGCTTGCACTGGCCGGCGTGTTGATGGATTCGAGCCAGTTCAAAGATGCGCTGGCTGTCGTCTCAACTGCCGCTGAGCAGAACCCCGATAGCTTTGAAGCTCATTGGATGCAGGGCCGAATCCACATCGCCCTGGGAGAGACGTCCAAGGCTGCCGCAGCGCTGCGGATCGCCGATCAAATTCGACCGGGCGATCCTGAAATCCAGCAAACGCTGGAGCTGTTGAACTAG